The Candidatus Paceibacterota bacterium genome has a segment encoding these proteins:
- a CDS encoding glycoside hydrolase family 20 zincin-like fold domain-containing protein, whose protein sequence is MKRLLLCLTMIPVATALAGHNALLPRPQQVRYGIGALKLQGLSIRFASPPSAEDRFAAEQLASGLSAIGQTKVGIRKGKSSSRRILLNRTGDGGALPADMESPGPDSREAYTLQVTPRGAEIRARGSAGIFYGVQTLLQMVEGNGAAAALPVAEVKDWPALAYRGVMIDFSEGELIRVSEAERQIDLMARFKINQYYFYSEASIEFEGYDVVNPNGRYTREEVRHVIEYARQRHIDVVPCMELYGHMHNLFRYEKYADLALPRYGGEFDPRNPRMYAVLDDWIEQTARLFPSPWYHVGFDEPWSLGKIGVVPGKDPFKTFMGVLRHISEKAGSHGKRIGFFADIEQGASTLSKHPELLADVPAGVIAYPWIYEVRTNYAPFVEPLANRGVPTVVTPGVWGWNELFPDYHRSFYNLNELTATGRKFGTLGILNTTWTDSRQTIYRLVYPGIAFGGAASWQSERVVTNSFFSEYCAIVYPASVASDVAAALEELSTVEEIFQKVLQGNTWGRFWADPLAPDHLKSLQAGETEVRRARLLAESAQERIQRALRKCSDPTLKSLLVAARQFGYLGMKSLYVLEWAEYFRQLRENPKKELVQLYCGNQMNSTTYGMLTDLREMISELREEYRQAWLDEATPFRLQSALYRWDAEWDYWTAVQKLLVQQVFLGWKEGEPFPALESIRPRVK, encoded by the coding sequence ATGAAACGCCTCTTGCTCTGCCTGACGATGATCCCGGTTGCCACCGCATTGGCGGGTCACAATGCCCTGCTGCCACGCCCGCAGCAGGTGCGATATGGGATCGGCGCCCTGAAGTTGCAAGGCCTGTCCATCCGCTTCGCGTCGCCGCCGAGCGCCGAAGACCGATTCGCCGCGGAGCAATTAGCGTCCGGGCTTTCGGCTATCGGCCAGACGAAGGTCGGGATTAGGAAAGGCAAGTCCTCCAGCCGTCGCATCCTGTTGAACCGGACGGGAGACGGCGGCGCTCTGCCGGCAGACATGGAAAGCCCCGGGCCGGACTCGCGGGAGGCCTATACGCTCCAGGTGACGCCGAGAGGAGCTGAGATCCGGGCGCGCGGCTCGGCGGGCATATTCTATGGCGTGCAGACTTTGCTGCAAATGGTCGAGGGCAATGGGGCTGCGGCCGCGCTGCCCGTAGCGGAGGTCAAGGACTGGCCTGCGCTGGCCTATCGCGGGGTCATGATAGACTTCAGCGAGGGTGAATTGATCCGGGTATCGGAGGCCGAGCGGCAAATAGACTTGATGGCCCGCTTCAAGATCAACCAGTACTATTTCTACTCCGAGGCCAGCATCGAGTTCGAGGGCTACGACGTGGTCAATCCCAACGGCCGCTACACGCGAGAGGAGGTCCGGCACGTGATTGAATACGCGCGCCAGCGGCACATAGACGTCGTCCCCTGCATGGAACTTTACGGCCACATGCACAACCTGTTCCGCTATGAGAAGTACGCCGACCTAGCGCTGCCGCGCTATGGCGGGGAATTCGACCCGCGCAACCCACGCATGTATGCGGTGCTCGACGACTGGATCGAGCAGACGGCCAGGCTGTTTCCCAGTCCATGGTATCATGTCGGGTTCGATGAGCCGTGGTCGCTGGGCAAGATTGGCGTCGTTCCTGGCAAAGACCCGTTCAAGACCTTCATGGGGGTTCTCCGGCATATTTCCGAGAAAGCCGGGAGCCACGGCAAACGCATCGGCTTCTTTGCGGACATAGAGCAAGGCGCCAGCACGCTCTCGAAGCACCCCGAGTTGCTGGCGGACGTGCCGGCGGGGGTCATTGCCTATCCGTGGATTTACGAGGTCAGGACCAATTACGCGCCCTTTGTGGAACCGCTGGCCAACCGGGGCGTCCCGACCGTGGTCACCCCTGGCGTCTGGGGCTGGAACGAGCTTTTCCCTGATTACCACCGGTCATTCTACAACCTTAACGAGTTGACCGCGACGGGAAGGAAGTTCGGCACCCTGGGCATCCTTAACACCACCTGGACGGACAGTCGGCAGACCATCTACCGGCTGGTTTACCCGGGGATCGCGTTTGGCGGCGCGGCATCGTGGCAATCTGAGCGGGTGGTTACCAACTCCTTCTTCAGCGAGTATTGCGCCATAGTATATCCCGCCTCGGTCGCTTCCGACGTCGCGGCCGCCCTGGAAGAACTGTCCACCGTGGAGGAGATCTTCCAGAAAGTCCTGCAAGGCAATACCTGGGGCCGCTTCTGGGCCGACCCGCTGGCGCCGGACCATCTTAAGAGTCTCCAGGCCGGCGAAACGGAGGTGCGCCGGGCGCGCCTGCTGGCCGAGAGCGCGCAGGAGCGCATCCAGCGCGCTTTGCGCAAGTGTTCCGACCCAACGCTCAAGAGCCTGCTGGTGGCGGCGCGCCAGTTCGGCTACCTGGGCATGAAGAGCCTCTACGTCCTGGAATGGGCCGAGTACTTCCGCCAGCTAAGAGAGAATCCGAAGAAGGAACTGGTCCAGCTCTACTGCGGCAACCAGATGAACTCCACGACCTATGGAATGCTGACCGACCTGCGGGAGATGATAAGCGAATTGCGCGAAGAATACCGCCAGGCATGGCTCGACGAAGCCACCCCGTTCCGGCTGCAGAGCGCGCTCTATCGCTGGGACGCCGAATGGGACTATTGGACGGCGGTGCAGAAATTGCTGGTGCAGCAGGTGTTCCTGGGGTGGAAAGAAGGCGAGCCATTCCCGGCTTTGGAGTCCATCCGGCCCAGGGTGAAATGA
- a CDS encoding sulfatase: MRKTITTLLALLPLAMLAAERKPNFLFVYTDDQRWDAMSVVQREQGERARFPWFQTPNMDRLAAEGVRFRNAFVTLPLCAPSRAAFLTGRYNHLNGVAGNRVPFPTNNVTHASLMRAAGYATAYIGKWHMGGQRGQRPGFGYSASFIGQGRYWDCPFEINGQTTPTTGWVDDVSTDYAIQFIKAHRNQPFSVVVGFKACHGPNEPPTRAKDRFPDTTARPVPNLDVRPIYRLPENEPAAKAQVDGTFAKALTTGVGYFRCISAADDNLGRLLKTLDELELAQDTVVVFASDNGYYKGEHGLGDKRSAYEESLRIPLLLRYPRLVQKSKLLDEMVLNIDLAPTFLDLAGVPVPPEMQGRSWRPLLGGKPSGWRKSFLAEYFMENQFPGTPTLVAVRTADAKLIKYSGHDEWTELFDLAKDPYETKNLAADPAHKALLAKMQAELDQQAKLTQYRVPDYADKPVKGDQPAARKAGKKKKKKAGTE; this comes from the coding sequence ATGAGAAAGACCATCACGACACTGCTCGCCCTCCTCCCGCTGGCCATGCTGGCTGCGGAGCGCAAACCGAACTTCCTGTTTGTCTACACTGACGACCAGCGCTGGGACGCCATGAGCGTTGTGCAGCGCGAGCAGGGAGAACGCGCCCGTTTCCCCTGGTTCCAGACGCCGAATATGGACCGCCTGGCTGCCGAGGGGGTGCGCTTCCGCAACGCGTTCGTCACCCTTCCACTTTGCGCCCCCAGTCGCGCTGCCTTCCTCACCGGCCGCTACAATCATCTTAATGGTGTTGCGGGCAATCGGGTGCCCTTTCCGACAAATAACGTCACCCACGCCAGCCTGATGCGCGCCGCCGGTTACGCCACCGCCTACATCGGCAAGTGGCACATGGGCGGCCAGCGCGGGCAGCGTCCGGGCTTCGGCTACTCCGCCAGTTTCATTGGCCAGGGCCGGTATTGGGATTGCCCCTTCGAGATCAACGGGCAGACTACCCCCACCACTGGCTGGGTGGACGACGTGTCCACCGACTATGCCATCCAGTTCATCAAAGCGCATCGCAACCAACCATTCTCCGTGGTCGTTGGCTTCAAAGCCTGTCATGGACCTAATGAGCCCCCGACCCGCGCCAAGGACCGATTCCCCGACACTACCGCGCGTCCCGTGCCCAACCTGGATGTCCGTCCCATTTATCGCCTCCCCGAGAACGAACCCGCCGCCAAGGCCCAGGTGGACGGCACCTTCGCCAAGGCATTGACCACCGGGGTCGGCTACTTCCGCTGCATCTCCGCAGCCGACGATAATCTCGGCCGCCTGCTCAAGACCCTCGACGAGCTTGAGCTGGCCCAGGACACCGTCGTCGTCTTCGCCAGCGACAACGGCTACTACAAAGGTGAGCACGGCCTGGGCGACAAGCGCTCGGCGTACGAAGAGTCGCTCCGCATCCCGTTGCTCCTGCGCTATCCCAGGCTGGTGCAGAAGAGCAAGCTCCTGGACGAGATGGTGCTCAACATTGATCTGGCGCCCACGTTCCTCGACCTGGCCGGAGTTCCTGTTCCGCCCGAAATGCAGGGCCGGAGCTGGCGTCCGCTGCTCGGCGGCAAACCCTCGGGCTGGCGCAAGTCCTTCCTCGCGGAATACTTCATGGAAAACCAGTTCCCTGGCACGCCGACCCTCGTCGCGGTCCGCACTGCCGATGCCAAACTCATCAAGTATTCCGGCCACGATGAATGGACCGAGCTGTTTGACCTGGCCAAGGACCCCTACGAGACGAAGAACCTGGCCGCTGACCCTGCCCACAAAGCCCTGCTCGCCAAAATGCAAGCCGAGTTGGACCAGCAGGCGAAGCTCACCCAATACCGCGTCCCCGACTACGCCGACAAGCCAGTCAAGGGCGACCAGCCCGCGGCCAGGAAGGCCGGCAAGAAGAAGAAAAAGAAGGCCGGCACAGAGTAG
- a CDS encoding sulfatase has translation MNRILFLWLTLLPLVASPAPAKPNFVFILADDLGRNDLGCYGSTFYETPHLDRLAAQGMRFTDAYAACPVCSPTRASILTGKYPARLRLTDWLPGRTDRPDQKLRRPVMLQQLPLEEVILAEALREAGYRTALIGKWHLGGTNYFPERQGFDLNIAGCQKGSPPSYFSPYRIPTLRDGPKGEYLTDRLTDEALQFMDGAKGRPFLLYLSHHAVHVPLQAKPELVAKYESKAARSPSSADAEFLPEGKRKTRQIQNQPVYAAMVQGLDESVGRVMQKLAQLGIEENTVVVFTSDNGGVSTSEGFPTSNAPLRAGKGWLYEGGVREPVLIRWPGVTRPGSVCQAPITSTDYYPTFLEMAGLPLRPQQHADGASLVPLLKGGTRPERPLFWHYPHYSNQGGGPGSAVRLGDFKLIEWFEDSRVELFNLREDLSERHDLAAQMPEKTVALRKLLQDWRQSIRADLPAPNPDYNPAAAPEPKKRRKAAR, from the coding sequence ATGAACCGAATCCTGTTTCTGTGGCTGACGCTTTTGCCGCTGGTGGCGTCGCCAGCCCCGGCCAAGCCCAACTTCGTGTTCATCCTTGCCGATGATCTCGGCAGGAACGACTTGGGCTGTTACGGCAGCACCTTCTACGAAACGCCGCACCTCGACCGCCTGGCCGCCCAAGGCATGCGTTTTACGGACGCCTACGCTGCCTGCCCAGTGTGCTCGCCGACACGCGCCAGCATTCTCACCGGCAAATACCCTGCCCGGCTTCGCCTCACTGACTGGCTGCCGGGCCGGACTGATCGGCCCGATCAGAAGCTGCGGCGGCCTGTTATGCTGCAGCAACTGCCGCTGGAGGAAGTTATACTGGCCGAGGCGCTTCGGGAGGCAGGCTACCGGACGGCACTTATCGGCAAGTGGCATCTCGGCGGCACCAACTATTTCCCTGAGAGGCAGGGCTTCGACCTGAATATCGCCGGCTGTCAGAAGGGTTCCCCGCCGTCCTACTTCAGCCCTTACCGGATTCCTACTTTGCGGGATGGGCCGAAAGGCGAGTACCTGACGGATCGCCTGACCGATGAGGCGCTGCAGTTTATGGACGGCGCCAAGGGAAGGCCGTTCCTGCTTTATCTCTCTCATCACGCCGTCCACGTCCCCTTGCAGGCAAAGCCCGAGTTGGTCGCCAAGTATGAATCGAAGGCCGCCCGGTCGCCGTCGTCCGCCGACGCGGAGTTCCTGCCGGAAGGCAAGAGGAAGACCCGGCAGATTCAAAACCAGCCGGTCTATGCGGCCATGGTGCAGGGCCTGGATGAGAGTGTCGGACGCGTGATGCAGAAACTTGCCCAGTTGGGCATCGAAGAAAACACGGTCGTCGTCTTTACCTCAGACAACGGCGGGGTCTCGACCTCGGAAGGATTCCCGACGTCCAATGCCCCGCTTCGCGCGGGCAAGGGCTGGCTCTACGAAGGCGGGGTGCGCGAGCCCGTTCTCATCCGCTGGCCGGGCGTTACCAGGCCGGGCAGCGTATGCCAGGCGCCGATAACCAGCACCGATTACTACCCCACCTTCCTGGAAATGGCGGGGCTGCCGCTGCGACCCCAGCAGCACGCGGATGGCGCAAGCCTCGTGCCGCTCCTCAAAGGCGGCACGCGCCCCGAGCGCCCGCTCTTTTGGCATTACCCGCATTACAGCAACCAGGGCGGCGGTCCCGGCAGCGCTGTGCGTTTGGGGGATTTCAAGCTGATCGAGTGGTTTGAAGACAGCCGCGTCGAGCTGTTTAACCTGCGCGAGGATCTGAGCGAACGGCATGACCTGGCGGCGCAGATGCCCGAGAAGACGGTCGCGCTGCGCAAGCTGCTTCAGGACTGGCGCCAGAGCATCCGCGCCGACCTGCCCGCGCCGAACCCGGACTACAATCCCGCCGCCGCGCCCGAACCGAAGAAGCGCAGGAAAGCCGCGCGCTAG
- a CDS encoding phosphoglycerate dehydrogenase → MKTLIADKFSEAHIQRLNRFGCEVTYNPAVKAEDLPELIAPYKILVVRGKQVTADTLKASSQLALVLRAGAGVNTIDVQAASARGVFVSNCPGKNSIAVAELVFALLLAIDRRIPENAAALRAHKWNKKEFSKAEGVFGKTLGVVGTGQIGREVITRARAFGLRVVAWSRSLTPEKAKQLGVERCDTVDEVLRQADIVTLHLALKPDTRKFISADRLALLKPNAILINTARGEVVDQAALRAALEAGRLRAGLDVFDPEPAEAAAEFNDPILDLPNLCGTHHIGASTGQAQEAIAEEALRIIETYVKTGVVLNCVNLTTRTPANWQLVVRHYDRVGVLAFVMDQIRRAGINIEEVQNVIFEGATAACCRIQLDAEPGPDLLAALKAGNPDILGLELMRIVK, encoded by the coding sequence ATGAAGACTCTCATTGCCGATAAATTCTCCGAGGCGCACATCCAACGTCTTAACCGGTTCGGCTGCGAAGTGACCTACAACCCCGCCGTCAAAGCCGAGGACCTGCCCGAGCTGATCGCGCCCTACAAGATCCTGGTCGTGCGCGGCAAGCAGGTCACCGCCGACACCCTCAAGGCCTCCAGCCAACTGGCCCTGGTGTTGCGCGCCGGCGCGGGCGTCAACACCATTGACGTCCAGGCCGCCAGCGCCCGCGGCGTCTTCGTCAGCAATTGCCCCGGCAAGAACTCCATCGCCGTGGCCGAGCTGGTGTTCGCCCTGCTGCTGGCCATTGACCGCCGCATCCCCGAAAACGCCGCCGCCCTGCGCGCCCATAAATGGAACAAGAAGGAGTTCTCCAAAGCCGAAGGCGTCTTTGGCAAGACACTCGGCGTGGTCGGCACCGGCCAGATCGGTCGCGAAGTCATCACTCGCGCGCGGGCCTTCGGGCTGCGCGTCGTTGCCTGGTCCCGGTCGCTCACGCCCGAGAAGGCGAAACAGCTTGGCGTCGAACGGTGCGATACCGTGGACGAGGTGTTACGCCAGGCCGACATCGTCACGCTGCATCTCGCGCTGAAGCCCGATACCCGCAAGTTCATCAGCGCCGACCGCCTGGCCCTGCTCAAACCCAACGCCATCCTCATCAACACCGCTCGCGGTGAAGTGGTTGACCAGGCCGCCCTGCGCGCCGCCCTGGAAGCGGGCAGGCTCCGCGCCGGGCTGGATGTCTTTGACCCCGAGCCAGCCGAGGCCGCCGCCGAGTTCAACGACCCGATCCTCGACCTGCCCAACCTCTGCGGCACCCACCACATCGGGGCTTCCACCGGGCAAGCGCAGGAGGCCATTGCCGAGGAAGCCCTCCGCATCATCGAAACCTACGTCAAGACTGGCGTGGTGTTGAACTGCGTCAACCTCACCACGCGCACCCCGGCCAATTGGCAGCTCGTGGTCCGCCATTACGACCGCGTCGGGGTGCTGGCCTTCGTCATGGACCAGATCCGCCGCGCGGGCATCAACATCGAGGAAGTCCAGAACGTCATCTTCGAGGGCGCGACGGCGGCCTGTTGCCGCATCCAGCTTGACGCCGAACCCGGCCCTGACCTGCTCGCCGCCCTCAAGGCCGGTAACCCGGATATCCTCGGCCTCGAACTGATGCGGATTGTGAAGTAG
- a CDS encoding DNA translocase FtsK, whose protein sequence is MARKASGSSESSRGFNDIIGVVLMCLAVLLLAALLSYHPRDVSANAVPHNQPARNWIGPAGAWVAYGCFLTAGAAAFVLPVVVFFVGLGCFFESFAYLRRRWFWALVLMICCMGLLDVYRHYLGNLERNLGVTAGGVLGRNLNQHFFSECFGAAGATIIYLMLYFVSLLFLTNFQLGDWVRAVWGWRTATAGRRAADEAALELRKRDLEKQARLLQDEVERSGLGPDLKPVPRPTVRDLSVPEPGRAARARKAAALEPVREPAPADEGEVIPARELAAATTEDILGRKPQPAGAAAETKPAEAKAEPPAAEKAAAEGKQAEPKSEREVVIHGLPAAAPAKPRRKPKPIAVAATPMIGNYQLPPLDFLQVPDPNLKPTESKEELLANARLMQQTLAQFEIPVELGDITKGPTITRYELHPAPGVKLEKITALNNNLAAALKAERIHILAPVPGKSSVGVEVPNPVKTTVIIRDLLESDEWRSSKARIPLALGKDVYGHPIIADLSEMPHLLIAGSTGAGKSVCINAIITSLLYRFSPDQLRFVMIDPKVVELQQYNILPHLVVPVVTDPKKVILALRWVVNEMEKRYQIFARVGARNILSFNSRPKNKPLPPREPELPLTAKKEKVEPGADGFAVEVDDEIVVPREEDIVIPDKLSYIVVIIDELADLMLVAPADVEMAIARITQMARAAGIHCIVATQRPSVDVVTGVIKANIPARIAFQVAAKVDSRTILDAMGADKLLGKGDLLYLPPGSAKLIRAQGSLITDQEIQSIVDFIAKQAKPSYELEIHQQLSRPDSGSEDDGGIDEDEEIIQDCIQVIRTEQKASVSLLQRRLRLGYGRAARIMDELENRGIVGPSKGAEPRDILIDLDGGGADGRPPSAAA, encoded by the coding sequence ATGGCTCGCAAGGCATCAGGAAGCTCCGAATCCTCCCGCGGATTCAACGATATCATCGGCGTCGTGCTGATGTGCCTGGCGGTGCTGTTGCTGGCGGCGCTCCTTTCCTATCACCCGCGCGATGTTTCGGCCAATGCCGTGCCCCATAACCAGCCGGCGCGAAACTGGATTGGCCCGGCCGGGGCGTGGGTTGCTTACGGGTGCTTCCTGACGGCCGGGGCGGCGGCTTTCGTGCTGCCGGTGGTGGTGTTCTTCGTCGGGCTGGGCTGTTTCTTTGAATCCTTTGCCTACCTGCGCCGGCGCTGGTTCTGGGCGCTGGTCCTGATGATTTGCTGCATGGGACTGCTGGACGTTTACCGGCACTATCTGGGCAACCTGGAAAGGAATCTGGGCGTCACGGCCGGCGGTGTCCTGGGGCGCAACTTGAACCAGCATTTCTTCAGCGAGTGCTTTGGGGCCGCGGGCGCCACGATCATTTACCTGATGCTCTACTTCGTCAGCCTGCTGTTCCTCACCAATTTCCAGCTGGGCGATTGGGTGCGCGCGGTTTGGGGCTGGCGGACCGCCACCGCCGGCCGGCGGGCCGCGGATGAAGCGGCGCTCGAACTGCGGAAGCGCGACCTGGAGAAGCAGGCCCGATTGCTGCAGGATGAAGTGGAACGCTCCGGGCTGGGGCCCGATCTCAAACCCGTGCCGCGCCCGACCGTGCGCGACCTCAGCGTGCCGGAACCGGGCCGGGCGGCGCGCGCCCGCAAGGCGGCCGCCCTGGAGCCCGTCAGGGAGCCCGCGCCGGCGGATGAGGGCGAAGTCATTCCCGCCCGCGAGCTGGCCGCCGCCACTACCGAGGACATTCTGGGCAGGAAGCCGCAGCCCGCCGGAGCAGCCGCCGAGACCAAGCCCGCCGAAGCCAAGGCGGAGCCTCCAGCCGCTGAGAAGGCCGCCGCCGAGGGCAAGCAGGCCGAGCCGAAGAGCGAGCGGGAGGTGGTCATTCACGGCCTGCCCGCCGCCGCGCCGGCCAAGCCCAGGCGAAAACCCAAGCCCATCGCCGTCGCCGCTACGCCCATGATCGGCAACTACCAGTTGCCGCCCCTGGACTTCCTGCAGGTCCCGGACCCGAACCTGAAGCCCACCGAGTCCAAGGAGGAATTGCTGGCCAATGCCCGGCTCATGCAGCAGACCCTGGCGCAGTTCGAGATCCCGGTCGAGCTGGGCGACATCACCAAGGGCCCCACCATCACGCGTTACGAGCTGCATCCGGCGCCAGGCGTGAAGCTGGAGAAGATCACCGCGCTCAACAACAACCTCGCCGCCGCCCTCAAGGCCGAGCGCATCCATATTCTTGCCCCGGTGCCCGGCAAAAGCTCCGTCGGCGTGGAGGTCCCCAACCCGGTCAAGACGACCGTCATTATCCGCGATTTGCTGGAGTCGGATGAATGGCGCAGCTCCAAGGCCCGCATCCCGCTGGCGCTGGGGAAGGACGTTTACGGCCACCCGATTATCGCGGACCTGTCCGAGATGCCGCACCTGCTCATCGCCGGGAGCACGGGCGCGGGCAAGTCCGTTTGCATCAACGCCATCATCACCTCGCTGCTGTATCGCTTCTCGCCCGACCAACTGCGCTTTGTGATGATTGACCCCAAGGTTGTCGAGCTGCAGCAATACAACATTCTGCCGCACCTGGTCGTGCCGGTCGTCACGGACCCCAAGAAGGTCATCCTGGCCCTGCGCTGGGTGGTCAACGAGATGGAGAAGCGCTACCAGATCTTCGCCCGGGTCGGCGCGCGCAACATCCTCTCCTTCAATTCGCGCCCGAAGAACAAGCCCCTGCCGCCCCGCGAACCCGAACTGCCGCTCACGGCCAAGAAGGAGAAGGTGGAGCCGGGCGCCGACGGATTTGCCGTGGAAGTGGACGACGAGATCGTGGTGCCGCGCGAGGAGGACATCGTCATCCCCGACAAGCTGAGCTACATCGTGGTCATCATTGACGAGCTGGCCGACCTGATGCTGGTGGCGCCGGCGGACGTGGAAATGGCCATCGCCCGGATCACCCAGATGGCGCGCGCGGCCGGCATCCACTGCATCGTGGCCACCCAGCGCCCGAGCGTGGATGTCGTCACCGGCGTCATCAAGGCCAACATCCCCGCGCGCATCGCCTTCCAGGTCGCGGCCAAGGTGGATTCGCGCACCATCCTCGACGCGATGGGCGCCGACAAGCTGCTCGGCAAAGGCGACCTGCTCTACCTGCCGCCCGGCTCGGCCAAGCTCATCCGCGCCCAGGGCTCGCTCATCACCGACCAGGAAATCCAGAGCATCGTGGATTTCATCGCCAAGCAGGCCAAGCCCAGCTACGAGCTCGAAATCCACCAGCAGCTCTCCCGCCCCGACAGCGGCTCCGAGGACGACGGCGGCATAGACGAGGACGAGGAGATCATCCAGGACTGCATCCAAGTCATCCGCACCGAACAAAAGGCCAGCGTCTCGCTGCTCCAGCGCCGCCTGCGTCTCGGCTATGGCCGCGCCGCCCGCATCATGGACGAGCTGGAGAACCGCGGCATCGTCGGCCCCAGCAAAGGCGCCGAGCCGCGCGACATCCTGATTGATCTGGACGGCGGCGGTGCCGACGGGCGCCCGCCCTCAGCGGCGGCCTGA
- the tnpA gene encoding IS200/IS605 family transposase, with translation MPQSLAKIILHTVFSTKDRRPFLRDQALREELHRYLGGILSQLGCQPIIAGGVEDHVHLLSTLSRTCQPAEVVKEVKRGSSLWIKERDKTLQDFCWQSGYGIFSIGFSQIQDVRDYIAGQDSHHRKASFQDEFRALLRRYEIAFDERYVWD, from the coding sequence ATGCCGCAATCGCTGGCCAAGATCATCCTCCACACCGTCTTCAGCACGAAAGATCGCCGACCCTTCCTGCGCGACCAGGCCTTGCGCGAGGAACTCCACCGCTACCTGGGCGGCATCCTCAGCCAGCTCGGTTGTCAGCCCATCATTGCGGGCGGAGTCGAGGACCACGTGCATCTGCTATCAACCCTCTCGCGGACCTGCCAGCCGGCCGAGGTGGTGAAGGAGGTGAAGCGGGGTTCCTCGCTCTGGATCAAGGAACGAGACAAGACGCTGCAGGATTTCTGCTGGCAGAGCGGTTATGGCATCTTCTCCATCGGCTTCTCGCAGATCCAAGATGTGCGGGACTACATTGCCGGGCAGGACTCCCATCACCGCAAAGCTTCGTTTCAGGACGAGTTCCGGGCGCTGCTGCGGCGATACGAAATTGCTTTCGACGAGCGATACGTGTGGGACTGA
- a CDS encoding response regulator: MNDVGHILVAEDDPTDSYFLERAFKRAGIPIALHFVRDGQEVLDYLQGKGQFADRARHPLPQLVLLDLKMPRLDGFDVLEWVRQQPELSALMMVVFSASNESRDINRAYGLGANSYIVKPHSLEELMSLVGHFKRHWLEANADHRQRAA, from the coding sequence ATGAACGACGTTGGACACATTCTGGTTGCGGAAGACGACCCGACGGATTCGTATTTCCTGGAACGCGCCTTCAAGCGCGCGGGTATCCCGATCGCGCTGCATTTTGTCCGGGACGGGCAGGAAGTGCTCGATTACCTGCAGGGCAAAGGGCAGTTCGCCGACCGCGCGCGGCATCCCCTGCCGCAATTGGTGCTGCTGGACTTGAAGATGCCGCGGTTGGATGGGTTTGACGTGCTGGAATGGGTGCGGCAGCAGCCGGAGTTGAGCGCGCTGATGATGGTCGTCTTCAGTGCCTCGAACGAATCCCGGGATATCAACCGGGCCTACGGCCTGGGAGCCAATTCGTATATTGTCAAGCCACACTCTCTGGAGGAGTTGATGAGTTTGGTGGGGCACTTCAAGCGGCACTGGCTGGAAGCGAACGCCGACCACCGGCAGCGGGCCGCGTGA